A portion of the Phacochoerus africanus isolate WHEZ1 chromosome 5, ROS_Pafr_v1, whole genome shotgun sequence genome contains these proteins:
- the LOC125126812 gene encoding lithostathine-like, which yields MILPSTGLPSLSWMLLSCLMLLSQVQGEDSPADMPSARISCPKGSMAYASYCYALFITPKTWMDADMACQKRPSGHLASVLSGAEASFVSSLIKNNLNALSDVWIGLHDPTEGLEPNAGGWEWSSSDVLNYVAWERNPSTNSYPGYCGSLSRNTGYLKWRDYNCYVNLPYVCKFKG from the exons ATGATACTGCCTTCCACGGGCCTCCCCAGCCTGTCCTGGATGCTGCTGTCCTGCCTGATGCTCCTGTCTCAGGTCCAAG GTGAAGATTCCCCAGCAGACATGCCCTCTGCACGGATCAGCTGTCCCAAAGGCTCCATGGCCTATGCTTCCTACTGCTATGCCTTGTTTATAACACCCAAAACCTGGATGGATGCAGAC ATGGCCTGCCAGAAGCGGCCCTCAGGACACCTCGCGTCTGTGCTCAGTGGGGCTGAGGCATCCTTCGTGTCCTCCCTGATCAAGAACAATTTGAACGCCCTCTCAGACGTCTGGATTGGGCTCCACGACCCCACCGAG GGCTTGGAGCCCAATGCTGGAGGATGGGAGTGGAGTAGCTCTGATGTGCTCAATTACGTTGCCTGGGAGAGAAACCCCTCCACCAACTCATACCCTGGCTACTGTGGGAGCCTGTCAAGAAACACAG GATATCTGAAATGGAGAGATTATAACTGTTATGTGAACTTACCCTATGTCTGCAAATTCAAGGGCTAG